A segment of the Verrucomicrobiota bacterium genome:
GGAACGGGCTACCAGCCCATTTTCGGCGGCAACTTGCCGCCGAACATTGCGGCAGGCTGGTAGCCTGCCGCAACAGGCCAGTGACCTGTTCCACCCAAAAGGCATTTTCAAAACGCGCTCTGAGCGTCACAGTCTTGCCAAGCGATTGCGCTCCTGACTCAATGGCGCCGACATGAGCGCAGTCGCCCGCCAAACGCCGAGATCACGCCCCCGAGATTTGTTCGTCCTCGTGTCGTTTCTGTCGGTCGGGTCCGTTCTTGCAGGAGACATTCCCCGGGATCGCTCGCTTCAAGTGATATCGGGTCGGACGATGGGGACGACTTTCACGGTCAAATTCTTGACCAGTCTTCCTGCGGCTTCGGAGTCATCCAGGAGGAGAATTCTCCAAAAACCTTCGCACATTGAACCGCTGAACGGCCCCCTCTCCCGTTCCCTCTCCCCCTCCGAGGGGGAGAGGGTGTCCGTAGGACGGGGCGCGTTTGTGAAAGAGGTCGAGTCGGAGATCAATCGATTGCTCGAGAAGATCAACCGGCAGATGTCCACTTATTTGCCCGATTCGGAGCTTTCCCAATTCAATGCGTGCGGGCACACGAATTGGTTTCCGGTGTCTCGAGAAGTCGTGGAAGTCTTCGAGAACGCGCTGGCGCTCAGTGAGGCTTCCCAGGGCGCGTTCGACATCACGGTGGGACCGCTGGTGAACCTTTGGGGATTCGGACCCGAGAAAAGGGCCTGGCAAGTTCCGGAGGCCGACCGCATCGCGCAACTCCTGCGGCACGTGGGCTACAACAAGGTTTTCGCGCAGACGCGCCCTCCCCGCATCCGCAAAACCGCGCCGGAGGTGTATTGCGACCTATCGGCCATTGCCAAAGGGCATGGTGTGGATCGCGTGGCGCAATATCTGGAAGCCATCCGCGTTCAGGATTATTTGGTGCAAATTGGCGGGGAGGTGCGCGCCAAAGGGAAGAATCCGGAAGGACAGACTTGGAACGTCGGCATCCAGGACCCGAGGGACGCCAGCCGAATTTGCCGCCGCGTGCAGCTTCAAAATCAAGCGCTCTCCACGTCCGGGGACTACGTGCAGTCTTTCGAGCAGAACGGCCGGAAGTATTCGCACACGATCGATCCGCGAACCGGGCGTCCGGTCACCCATGCGCTCGCCTCGGTCAGCGTCGTCCATGATTCCTCCGCGATGGCGGATGCGTGGGCCACGGCTTTGAACGTTCTGGGTTCGGAGGCGGGATTCGCGCTGGCCGCGAAAAAAGGACTGCCCGTTTTGATGGTCCTTCGGACTCCAGATGGCTATGTGGAAAAAATGACGCCGGATTTTTTAGAACTGATCGCTGAAGCGCCATGAACCCGTTGAACTTTCCCGCTCCAGAGCTTCCCATGAACCGGACGGTAGGGCGAGCCTGTCCCCAGCGAGCCGGTCCAGACGTATTCCAAGCACGTGGAGCGGCTCGCCGGGACGGACTCGCCCTACCATCGACGCGTTCGTGGGCCGTAGGCACGGCTCGCAGGCCGTGGAAGCTCCCCATCAACCGTCTCTTCGGACCGTGGCCTTTGAGCCGCTGCATCCGCGAACTCCGGAGCGGGGCCGGAAGCAGCCTCAAGGCTGCGGTCCGCACGGTCTTCAGTTCATGGCCCGTGAACAACAGGAGACTCCCCATGAACCACTGGGTAGGGCGAGCCTGTCCCCAGCGAGCCGGTCCAGACGTATTCCAAGCACGTGGAGCGGCTCGCCGGGACGGACTCGCCCTACCATCGACGCGTTCATGGGCCGTAGGCACGGCTCGCAGGCCGTGGAAGCTTCTCCTGAACTCGGTAGGGACGGATTCCACTCCGTCCCTGACTCTACTCTGCATTCGAAAGTGCAGCTTGAGGGACGCGGCGGAACGCGTCCTTACCAGTTCCTGCACCGTGTGCGCAGTTCGGAAGCCGTGCGAGCTCGGGGTGAAACCCACGGCAGCAGACGGCCTTCTGTCAACGTGGCTGCGCTGGTTCCTCTGGATTTGCCTATCCTGTCTGGCCGCCACGACTGTAATCGCCGAGGATGAAATCGAACTTCTCAGCGGCAATCGAATTCAGGGGAAGATTATTGAGCGCACCGCCCAATCGATCAAAATTCAGATCACAGTGGAGAAACGTCCTTTGGTCCGGAGTTATCCGCTCAACCGCGTGCGAGCCATTACTCAAAACGGCCAGCGCCAGATTCTCGTTCCTACAGGCAAAGAGGCCTCGAACTCGGCGCCCGCCGCTGCTTCACGTCCCGCCTCCGTACCGGGGAAACCGCCGCCCATTGATCCCGGTCTGGATTCGCAAATCGACCAGATGGGACGCACGCCGCCGGATTGGTTTGATGCCACGCCGCTGGAATATCCAGACACGCTCGATCTCTCCTGGCCCGAACCGGCGCCGGTCATTTGGAATTACACGCGCAACGTGGACCACTACCTCTGGGACATCATCAGTTCGAATCCCAGGCGCTATCGGAGCGGCGTCCGCTTCATGCACCATGTCCTGAACGTCAATCAGCAAAACGAAGGCGTGCGCGCCCGCGCCATCAATGAACTCGGCCGAATGTATTTTGAATTCTTCCGCGATTACGCGCGGGCGGCGTTTTGGTGGCGTCAGGCCAAAGTGGATCAAAATCCGAAATTCACTCCATCGCCCAGCGCTGCTCACCTGGCGGAGTGTTACTGGCGATTGGGCAGCCGTTCGAGCGCCACGAGCTTGCTCGAACAGCTTCCGCTGACACCCGCTGTCATCAAGGCCTGGGCCGATCTGAAGGAGACCGAGAAAGCGCTCTGCCTTTGCGACGAGGCCCTCAAGCTCGGCCTTCCGCCCAGCCAGATTTACCTGCTGGCCGGGGACGCCTGCCGCGCGGCCCGCGATTTCTCCAAGGCAACCGAGTTTTACCAGAAAGTCCTGGGCGTCCCCAAACCGGCGAAGCCAGATGATGAAATCAAGAGGGACCAGGAACGAGCGGCCGCGACTTTGGAGGTGATTCGCTTGTTCGATACGCTGGACGTGAGCCGGATTCCGGACGGCAGCTATCCCGGAAAAAGCCTGGGCTACTACGGCCACCTCGAAGTGGAAGCCATCGTGAAAGCAAAACGAATCGAGGACCTCAAGGTGACCTACAACCCGGATCGCCAATATTTTCACGCCGTGGATGAATCGATCCGCCGCATCCTGGAGCGGCAAACGGTCAACGGCGTGGATGCCATCAGCGGCGCCACGGTGACTTCCGAAGCCGTCATCCGCGCCGCAGCCAAAGCGCTGGCAAGCGGGATGAGCACGAATGCGGCGGAGCGCCGTTAAAACGTTTCGGAGAACCCCGGTAGGGCGAGTCCGTCCCGGCGAGCCGCTCGACGTGCGTGGAACACGTCCGACTCGGCTCGCTGGGGACAGGCTCGCCCTACCGTCTGGTTCATGGGAAGTTGAATAACGTGAGAGCGCTGTGAGATTAGACCATTTCCTACCCACACTGACCCGGATCAAAGGCCGTCCGCCTCGGCTCGCCAAATGGCCGTCGCGTCTGGCGCAAAAGCTCTTGCCGGCTGAATGGCTTTCACACTGGGAATCCCGCAAAGCCGGCGCGATCCGCCGCGCATTGAAGCGTCTCGGACCGACCTGGCTTTCTTCGCCCGTGCGGCGCGTGATCCAGGGCGTCTGCTTCGTTTTGTTTCTCTGGTTCTTCTTTTACTCCTGCTGGCCGTATCGCGTGCAGCCCGCGCCGGTCTGGAAGGCGTGGATTCCCGTTGAGATCGATGCCGATACCGGCGACTGCCGCGTCACGGCGAAGGATGAACTGCCGGGCGTGATTCGCGAAGGCGATCTTCTCCACATCTCGGATGAAAGTCCCAGCGGCCACGCGACGGCCTATCTTGGCCCCTTTGTGGTTCGCCGCGCCGAGAA
Coding sequences within it:
- a CDS encoding FAD:protein FMN transferase; its protein translation is MSAVARQTPRSRPRDLFVLVSFLSVGSVLAGDIPRDRSLQVISGRTMGTTFTVKFLTSLPAASESSRRRILQKPSHIEPLNGPLSRSLSPSEGERVSVGRGAFVKEVESEINRLLEKINRQMSTYLPDSELSQFNACGHTNWFPVSREVVEVFENALALSEASQGAFDITVGPLVNLWGFGPEKRAWQVPEADRIAQLLRHVGYNKVFAQTRPPRIRKTAPEVYCDLSAIAKGHGVDRVAQYLEAIRVQDYLVQIGGEVRAKGKNPEGQTWNVGIQDPRDASRICRRVQLQNQALSTSGDYVQSFEQNGRKYSHTIDPRTGRPVTHALASVSVVHDSSAMADAWATALNVLGSEAGFALAAKKGLPVLMVLRTPDGYVEKMTPDFLELIAEAP
- a CDS encoding FMN-binding protein encodes the protein MNPLNFPAPELPMNRTVGRACPQRAGPDVFQARGAARRDGLALPSTRSWAVGTARRPWKLPINRLFGPWPLSRCIRELRSGAGSSLKAAVRTVFSSWPVNNRRLPMNHWVGRACPQRAGPDVFQARGAARRDGLALPSTRSWAVGTARRPWKLLLNSVGTDSTPSLTLLCIRKCSLRDAAERVLTSSCTVCAVRKPCELGVKPTAADGLLSTWLRWFLWICLSCLAATTVIAEDEIELLSGNRIQGKIIERTAQSIKIQITVEKRPLVRSYPLNRVRAITQNGQRQILVPTGKEASNSAPAAASRPASVPGKPPPIDPGLDSQIDQMGRTPPDWFDATPLEYPDTLDLSWPEPAPVIWNYTRNVDHYLWDIISSNPRRYRSGVRFMHHVLNVNQQNEGVRARAINELGRMYFEFFRDYARAAFWWRQAKVDQNPKFTPSPSAAHLAECYWRLGSRSSATSLLEQLPLTPAVIKAWADLKETEKALCLCDEALKLGLPPSQIYLLAGDACRAARDFSKATEFYQKVLGVPKPAKPDDEIKRDQERAAATLEVIRLFDTLDVSRIPDGSYPGKSLGYYGHLEVEAIVKAKRIEDLKVTYNPDRQYFHAVDESIRRILERQTVNGVDAISGATVTSEAVIRAAAKALASGMSTNAAERR